From Spirosoma agri, one genomic window encodes:
- a CDS encoding TonB-dependent receptor, with protein MKHLQLVNVLIILCLPLLSLAQQAGTIRGRVTTADGDPAEYVTVSLKGKGQGSVTNGKGEYVISRVKAGTYTVLASAIGLKTSEKEVTLNGTEPATLNFALTESTAQLQEVIVSTGRINKFARTNSDYVSKMPLKNLENPQVYNTIGKEILAEQLVFSVDDAMRNAPGVQKMWEATGRAGDGGSYYSTRGFIVQSQLRNGLAGNVTSDIDAVNLEKLETIKGPSATLFGSALTSYGGLINRVTKKPYETFGGEVAVSAGSYDFQRVSVDVNTPLTSSRNLLLRVNTAFSHQGTFQTVGFNRNFALAPSLLFKPTDRLSIQLDAEIFRSENVGKQIFFFYVPGSTLGATRADQLNVDYRNSYMGGGLTQQSRSTNLFGQVNYRISSAFTSSTNFSSSHSFSNGFGPYFYIIPGGTTLGVNNLVRADQSTRNSTNNVVEVQQLFNGDFRLGSLRNRIVVGLDYLRVNANQLFFGSTYDTVPITENYDYSKFSGAALTTLYANKTPDFTYPITGIRNTSSAFVSDVLSLTDRLSVLAALRVDHFNNKGGTEGSAVAGYDQTALSPKFGLVFQPIKDRVSLFANYQNSFNNRGLYNAYDVTASDSITQRFAKLERANQFEAGVKLDAFSGKLSATVSYYNIRVSNLLRTDPNPLAAAKFAQTQDGQQASKGIEVDIIANPFSGFNIVGGFSYNDSKLEKADADVNGRRPTTASSPVIANLWMSYRLPDYLVKGLGFGFGGNYASDNKIQNSISQGEFILPAYTVLNASAFYDQRKFRISAKVDNLTNQHYWIGYTTMNAQKLRSFVGSVAYKF; from the coding sequence ATGAAGCATCTACAACTTGTTAACGTTCTTATAATCTTATGTTTACCTCTCTTATCACTGGCTCAGCAGGCAGGAACGATACGAGGTAGAGTTACGACAGCGGACGGCGATCCAGCCGAATATGTAACGGTCAGTTTGAAAGGGAAAGGACAGGGAAGTGTCACAAACGGCAAGGGTGAATACGTGATCAGCCGCGTGAAGGCGGGCACCTACACGGTTCTCGCATCGGCCATCGGCCTTAAAACCAGCGAAAAAGAAGTTACGCTCAACGGCACAGAACCGGCAACGCTGAATTTTGCGCTGACCGAAAGCACCGCTCAGCTTCAGGAGGTCATTGTCAGCACGGGACGGATCAACAAGTTTGCCCGCACCAACAGCGATTACGTATCTAAAATGCCGCTCAAAAATCTGGAAAACCCGCAGGTTTACAATACGATCGGTAAAGAGATTCTGGCGGAACAGCTCGTCTTCTCGGTTGATGATGCCATGCGCAATGCACCTGGTGTGCAGAAAATGTGGGAAGCAACAGGACGGGCGGGAGACGGCGGCAGTTATTACAGCACGCGTGGATTCATTGTGCAGAGCCAGCTTCGGAATGGTTTGGCGGGTAACGTAACCAGCGACATTGACGCCGTCAATCTGGAAAAACTGGAAACGATCAAAGGGCCATCCGCTACCCTGTTCGGCAGTGCCCTCACGTCCTACGGCGGCCTGATTAACCGGGTGACTAAAAAACCGTACGAAACGTTCGGTGGCGAAGTAGCCGTATCGGCGGGAAGCTATGACTTTCAGCGGGTTAGCGTCGACGTGAATACGCCCCTGACCAGCAGCCGTAATCTGTTGCTGCGCGTGAATACGGCATTCAGTCATCAGGGTACCTTCCAGACGGTAGGTTTCAACCGGAATTTTGCCCTGGCCCCTAGCCTGTTGTTCAAGCCCACCGATCGACTATCGATCCAGCTCGATGCGGAGATTTTCCGGTCCGAGAATGTGGGCAAACAGATTTTCTTCTTTTACGTTCCGGGTTCCACCCTCGGGGCAACCCGTGCCGATCAGTTGAACGTCGATTATCGCAACTCCTACATGGGCGGGGGACTCACGCAGCAGTCACGCAGTACCAACCTGTTCGGGCAGGTGAACTACCGAATTTCGTCGGCGTTCACATCATCGACTAACTTTAGCTCAAGCCATAGTTTTTCGAACGGTTTCGGGCCATACTTTTATATTATTCCTGGTGGCACAACGCTGGGTGTAAACAACCTCGTGCGGGCCGACCAGTCAACCCGCAACAGTACCAACAACGTTGTTGAGGTTCAGCAACTGTTCAACGGCGATTTCCGGCTTGGCAGTTTGCGGAACCGTATTGTTGTTGGTCTGGATTACCTGCGCGTAAACGCCAATCAGCTATTTTTTGGCAGCACATACGATACCGTACCCATTACCGAAAACTACGATTACAGTAAATTCAGCGGAGCGGCCCTGACGACTCTTTACGCCAACAAAACGCCTGATTTCACCTATCCGATCACCGGTATCCGCAACACATCCAGCGCGTTTGTTTCTGATGTGCTGAGTCTGACGGACCGCCTGAGTGTGCTGGCTGCATTGCGGGTCGATCACTTCAATAATAAAGGGGGTACAGAAGGCAGCGCCGTAGCAGGCTATGATCAAACGGCCTTGTCGCCGAAGTTCGGTCTGGTATTTCAACCAATAAAGGATCGCGTCTCGTTGTTTGCCAATTACCAGAACAGCTTCAACAACCGGGGCCTGTACAATGCGTATGACGTAACGGCATCGGATAGCATCACGCAGCGATTCGCTAAACTCGAACGAGCCAACCAGTTCGAAGCGGGTGTCAAACTCGATGCTTTTTCCGGAAAACTAAGTGCAACGGTAAGCTATTACAACATCCGGGTCAGCAACTTGCTTCGCACAGACCCGAACCCATTAGCCGCGGCTAAATTTGCGCAGACGCAGGATGGTCAGCAGGCAAGCAAAGGCATTGAAGTGGACATCATCGCCAATCCGTTCAGTGGATTCAATATTGTGGGCGGGTTTAGCTACAACGATTCGAAGCTCGAAAAAGCAGACGCCGATGTGAACGGACGCCGACCTACTACAGCCTCTTCTCCCGTAATCGCAAACTTGTGGATGAGCTACCGGTTACCCGATTACCTGGTTAAAGGGCTTGGTTTCGGTTTCGGTGGTAACTACGCCAGTGACAACAAAATTCAGAACAGCATTAGCCAAGGCGAATTTATTTTACCCGCCTACACCGTCCTGAACGCGTCGGCCTTCTACGATCAGCGGAAGTTTCGCATCTCGGCGAAGGTGGACAACCTCACGAACCAGCATTACTGGATTGGGTATACGACGATGAACGCACAGAAACTGCGAAGTTTTGTGGGCAGTGTCGCCTATAAATTTTAG
- a CDS encoding TetR/AcrR family transcriptional regulator, giving the protein MTDRRTRQKAEIRQRILDAARQIAREKDWNAVTIRNIAEAIDYTPPIVYEHFENKEDVLLNIVKEGHLENRRAFDETLAMELSAEEKIVRLSMLQWTFAHERPEVFRLMHNPERMEQQREMVREGMQDAKQKIESLFLEVTTDSENIGEVIFNWFCLMHGYINLITSIQPQQGAKLLEKVEDPKMVALLQQPALLFERAIRRFIKSV; this is encoded by the coding sequence GTGACAGATCGCAGAACGCGGCAAAAAGCGGAAATTCGACAGCGAATTCTGGATGCGGCCCGGCAGATCGCCCGCGAAAAAGACTGGAATGCCGTTACCATCCGGAACATTGCCGAGGCTATCGATTATACCCCGCCTATTGTTTACGAGCATTTTGAAAACAAGGAAGATGTCCTGCTCAATATTGTCAAAGAAGGGCATCTCGAGAATCGGCGCGCCTTTGACGAAACGCTGGCTATGGAACTGAGCGCAGAAGAAAAAATCGTTCGGTTATCGATGCTTCAATGGACGTTTGCCCACGAACGGCCCGAGGTGTTTCGGCTGATGCACAACCCGGAGCGGATGGAACAGCAACGGGAAATGGTTCGGGAAGGTATGCAGGATGCTAAACAGAAAATTGAAAGCCTGTTTCTGGAAGTTACGACCGATTCGGAAAACATAGGCGAAGTAATTTTTAACTGGTTCTGCCTGATGCACGGCTACATTAACCTGATTACCAGCATTCAGCCACAACAGGGAGCCAAGCTGCTGGAGAAAGTGGAAGACCCTAAAATGGTGGCGCTTCTTCAACAACCGGCACTCCTTTTTGAGCGGGCTATCCGTCGATTCATAAAAAGTGTATAA
- a CDS encoding TolC family protein produces MRGITRTTLMMLTLSLLASWVRAQTAPSGGYTLAQCVEYARVNNVNIKIARINEQISGVQVQQIISQNLPQVAVSGSVVDNYKIPVTLLPGSLASAAPGSTTSTTGGVGSSTAVGGTGSDQFIPVKFGTQYTATLTGRVDQKLFDPSLGLALKAAKLSTKLQAQVTAQAEQTQAYNIAQAYYQTLVIDLQRRLTLRDMASSDTLLQQEQVRLKNGTTREIDFGRIQLNRNNLQSQLEQQTRNYEQALNQLKFQMGMPMQESIALQALEIENQLVVTDLATPDQRFFENRPDFKQLLINTQLQDLNRQSNNRGYLPSFGIYGTYGTNAQRQEFNFFKSGFPWFQSGAIGLTLNWTIFDGNQRHQRDRENRLNLETLRLQQILARESAQLNLSNAQVSYQNLVTDIQRERDNIELARKILSVTELEYREGIATSVTLIDAKDALTTAQNNLANKLISLYQSRLDYENSQGTILDYVTQK; encoded by the coding sequence ATGAGAGGCATAACGCGAACTACGCTGATGATGCTGACCCTGAGCCTGTTGGCTAGTTGGGTCCGTGCGCAGACTGCGCCATCGGGTGGTTATACACTCGCCCAATGCGTCGAATACGCGCGGGTGAACAATGTCAATATCAAGATAGCCCGGATTAATGAACAGATATCGGGGGTGCAGGTGCAACAGATCATTAGTCAAAACCTACCGCAGGTGGCTGTTTCGGGCTCCGTGGTCGATAACTACAAAATACCCGTAACGTTACTTCCCGGCAGTTTAGCATCGGCGGCTCCCGGCTCAACGACCAGCACAACTGGGGGCGTGGGGAGTTCGACGGCGGTTGGCGGTACGGGTAGTGACCAGTTTATACCCGTCAAGTTCGGAACCCAGTATACCGCTACACTGACGGGTCGCGTTGATCAGAAACTATTCGATCCGTCGTTGGGTCTGGCACTCAAAGCAGCCAAATTAAGTACGAAGTTGCAGGCACAGGTAACGGCGCAGGCTGAACAAACGCAGGCCTACAACATTGCCCAGGCCTATTACCAAACGTTGGTGATTGACCTACAGCGTCGGCTAACACTGCGCGATATGGCTTCGTCGGATACGCTGTTGCAGCAGGAACAGGTGCGGTTAAAAAATGGGACTACCCGCGAAATTGACTTTGGCCGTATCCAGCTCAACCGCAACAACCTGCAATCGCAACTTGAACAGCAGACCCGTAACTACGAACAGGCGTTGAACCAGTTGAAATTTCAGATGGGAATGCCCATGCAGGAGTCGATTGCGTTACAGGCGCTGGAAATTGAAAACCAATTGGTTGTAACAGACCTGGCGACACCAGACCAACGCTTTTTCGAGAATCGTCCGGATTTCAAGCAACTCCTGATCAACACGCAGTTGCAGGATCTGAACCGACAGTCGAACAATCGAGGGTACTTGCCTTCGTTCGGCATCTATGGTACGTATGGTACGAACGCGCAACGGCAGGAGTTCAATTTCTTTAAAAGCGGATTTCCCTGGTTCCAGAGTGGTGCGATTGGCCTCACGTTGAACTGGACCATTTTCGATGGCAACCAGCGCCACCAGCGTGATCGCGAAAATCGCCTGAACCTGGAAACGCTCCGGCTTCAGCAGATTCTGGCCCGTGAGTCGGCGCAGTTGAATCTGAGTAACGCGCAGGTGAGCTACCAAAACCTGGTGACCGACATTCAGCGGGAGCGCGACAACATTGAGCTGGCCCGTAAGATTCTGAGCGTTACGGAGCTTGAATATAGAGAAGGTATCGCTACTTCGGTGACGCTGATCGACGCCAAAGACGCGCTGACCACGGCTCAAAACAACTTGGCCAACAAACTAATTAGTCTGTATCAATCCCGGCTGGATTACGAAAACTCGCAGGGTACTATTCTCGATTACGTCACTCAAAAATAA
- a CDS encoding efflux RND transporter periplasmic adaptor subunit has protein sequence MKRILIIGAVAALIALIAFRLINSKKEIDAAKTSSVQFQTTPVVDVQPVTYAQLDQNLSLLGTVAAQNEGNIIAETRGKLQNFRLVLGTFVKKGQQVGYIQDDVQGIVVENNQTAVENAKREMERYERLLKGGAVTQETYQKYKDQYATALLNTKQQQRVLGNGAVVAPISGYVYDKKVENGEYVAVGAVLASVINLQELKLVVNVPEQAVYQLKQGDKATITAQAFPGVTFSGSVHYISPKGDDLHNYPVEIYLTNNSKNQLKAGTLANAKFTFAKGIAGLFIPRRALVGGADSASVYVVQNNTARLRKIRLGSDNGDLYQVLDGLKQGEPVVVNGQLNLTNGAKVTVNQNGAMQEKTDTSVAVNP, from the coding sequence ATGAAACGAATTCTCATTATTGGAGCGGTAGCTGCCCTGATCGCGCTGATCGCCTTCCGGTTAATAAACAGCAAAAAAGAAATCGATGCTGCCAAAACGTCGTCGGTGCAGTTCCAGACAACGCCCGTTGTCGATGTGCAGCCCGTTACGTATGCGCAGCTCGACCAGAATCTGTCGCTACTCGGCACGGTGGCCGCGCAGAACGAAGGCAACATCATTGCCGAAACACGCGGTAAGCTTCAGAACTTCCGGTTAGTATTGGGTACGTTCGTCAAAAAAGGCCAGCAGGTCGGTTATATCCAGGATGATGTGCAGGGCATTGTTGTCGAGAACAACCAGACTGCCGTCGAAAACGCCAAACGCGAAATGGAACGGTACGAACGACTGCTGAAAGGTGGTGCCGTGACCCAGGAAACGTACCAGAAATATAAAGACCAGTATGCAACCGCCCTTCTAAATACCAAGCAGCAACAGCGTGTGCTCGGTAATGGGGCCGTTGTGGCGCCGATCAGTGGTTATGTATATGACAAAAAAGTTGAAAACGGCGAATACGTGGCCGTAGGTGCCGTGCTGGCATCGGTTATCAATTTGCAGGAGTTGAAACTGGTGGTCAATGTGCCGGAGCAGGCGGTTTATCAACTTAAGCAGGGCGATAAAGCGACCATTACGGCGCAGGCATTTCCGGGCGTAACCTTTTCGGGAAGCGTTCACTATATCAGCCCGAAAGGGGACGATCTGCATAATTATCCTGTTGAGATCTACCTGACTAACAACAGCAAGAATCAGCTGAAAGCGGGAACGCTGGCAAACGCGAAGTTTACCTTTGCGAAAGGTATCGCCGGGCTATTCATCCCCCGCCGGGCGCTGGTGGGTGGTGCCGACAGCGCGAGCGTCTACGTTGTACAGAACAATACGGCCCGGCTGCGTAAAATCCGGCTTGGCTCTGACAATGGCGATCTGTATCAGGTACTCGATGGGCTGAAACAGGGTGAGCCAGTGGTTGTCAACGGTCAGTTGAATCTGACGAACGGGGCCAAAGTGACCGTCAATCAAAACGGCGCGATGCAGGAAAAAACGGACACGTCAGTAGCGGTCAATCCATAA
- a CDS encoding efflux RND transporter permease subunit, whose protein sequence is MSVTEIAIKRPTLVVVAFTVLSILGFISYKSLNYTLLPKFDAAVVTVITTYPGAAAGEVENSVTRKLEDAVSSLENLKNISSTSQEGLSVIQLELNASADPNLALQDAQRKVNAVLSQLPDEVESPTLQKFSTDDVPVIRMGVRANLESTKLYDLVDDQIRTQLTKVDGVGQVTLTGGREREIRIAVDPDKIKLYNLSLAQVTQAVNSANLDYPTGRIETDQAQYAIRLAGKFTDINQIRNATLLTAANGTSVKLSDVASVTDGVSDATTINRINGRESIGIAIQKQTDANAVAISQQVRAILGGIEKQYANIGLKFEVTSDSSTYTLASAEGVIFDLEFAVVLVALVMLLFLHSIRNAFIVMVSVPASIVAVFVPMYLLGFTLNLMTLMALSLVVGILVDDSIVVLENIYRHLEMGKDRRTASLDGRNEIGFTALAITMVDVVVFLPLVFVQGLIANIIREFALVVVFSTLMSLIVSFTITPLLASRFAKETDLSGRSPGKRFLAWFERQFDSLKHGYANLLGWSLRHKRWVYITAIGLLVGSIGLVTGGFIGTTFFPQSDQGEFVIQIEGEPYNSLAETNRVCQIIEKQLMQNKLVTKVNSNVGYSSSASGGGLGSTPYHKAEITVTILPKQERTISVEKFAAQTKAQISKIAGLNVKSAPIAITGGANAAPIQILLQGNSQQDLQQSAAIVKQVIKSVSGTTDVELAVDDPKPELKVNLDRRKMAQYGVSVANVGATLQTAFSGNTDSKYRVGSRDYDIRVELNKFNRQSKDDVGKLTVPDGQGKLIEIQQIADLDLGTGATQLTRYNRVASLFVNANVVGRPTGTVGTEIDNILKTKELPGGVTYRLKGDLERQSDAFGSLGIALGMAVTFVYLLMVALYNSYFRPFVVLFSIPMAVIGAFLALALAEQAISFFVMLGMIMLIGLVAKNAILLVDFANAQKEEGKSTVDALVEAGRERIRPILMTTIAMAIGLLPMALATGDGSESKNGLAWVIIGGLISSLLLTLVLVPTVYLTFENGFNAARRLMGRVSGKKDEPVPAKPAKV, encoded by the coding sequence ATGTCAGTAACCGAAATAGCCATTAAACGCCCAACGCTGGTTGTCGTGGCGTTTACTGTCCTGAGTATTCTGGGTTTTATTTCGTATAAAAGCCTCAACTATACTCTGTTGCCGAAGTTCGATGCGGCCGTTGTAACGGTCATTACGACCTATCCGGGAGCGGCTGCCGGGGAGGTTGAAAACTCGGTAACGCGCAAGCTCGAAGATGCGGTATCATCGCTGGAAAATCTGAAAAACATTAGTTCAACCAGTCAGGAAGGACTTTCTGTAATTCAGCTCGAATTAAATGCCAGTGCCGACCCGAACCTGGCCTTGCAGGATGCGCAGCGAAAAGTGAACGCTGTTCTCTCGCAGTTGCCGGATGAAGTGGAATCGCCGACGCTCCAAAAATTCTCGACTGACGATGTGCCGGTTATCCGGATGGGCGTACGGGCCAATCTGGAATCGACCAAACTCTACGATCTGGTCGATGATCAGATTCGGACGCAGCTTACGAAAGTTGATGGGGTAGGGCAGGTTACCCTGACCGGTGGCCGCGAGCGTGAAATTCGAATTGCGGTCGATCCCGACAAAATTAAGCTTTATAATCTCTCGCTGGCGCAGGTAACGCAGGCGGTCAACTCGGCCAACCTCGATTATCCAACCGGGCGTATCGAAACGGATCAGGCGCAGTACGCTATCCGGCTGGCGGGTAAATTCACCGATATCAACCAGATCCGGAATGCAACCTTGCTAACAGCAGCAAACGGAACGAGCGTTAAATTGAGCGATGTCGCATCGGTAACCGATGGCGTTTCGGATGCGACGACCATCAACCGGATCAATGGACGCGAATCGATCGGTATTGCGATTCAAAAACAGACCGATGCCAACGCCGTCGCCATTAGTCAGCAGGTACGGGCCATTCTGGGGGGTATTGAAAAACAATACGCCAACATCGGCCTGAAATTCGAAGTGACCAGCGATTCATCGACGTACACATTAGCTTCGGCGGAAGGGGTAATTTTTGACCTTGAGTTTGCCGTTGTACTGGTGGCGCTGGTGATGCTGCTGTTTTTACACAGCATCCGGAATGCCTTCATCGTCATGGTATCCGTACCCGCTTCGATCGTTGCCGTTTTCGTGCCGATGTATCTGCTGGGGTTCACGCTTAACCTGATGACCCTGATGGCGTTATCGCTGGTCGTTGGTATTCTGGTCGATGACTCGATTGTGGTCCTGGAGAATATTTACCGCCACCTCGAAATGGGCAAAGACCGCCGAACGGCTTCGCTCGATGGTCGGAATGAGATCGGATTTACTGCGCTGGCCATTACTATGGTCGACGTGGTGGTTTTCCTGCCGCTTGTCTTCGTGCAGGGGCTGATTGCTAATATCATTCGGGAATTCGCTCTCGTTGTCGTGTTCTCGACGCTGATGTCGCTGATCGTGTCGTTCACCATAACACCTTTATTGGCGTCGCGTTTCGCCAAAGAAACTGACCTAAGCGGACGGAGTCCTGGCAAGCGGTTCCTGGCCTGGTTCGAGCGTCAGTTCGATTCGCTCAAACACGGCTACGCCAACCTGTTAGGCTGGAGTCTGCGACACAAACGCTGGGTATATATCACCGCGATTGGTTTATTGGTGGGGTCAATTGGTCTGGTAACGGGCGGCTTTATCGGAACGACCTTCTTCCCGCAGAGTGACCAGGGCGAATTTGTCATCCAGATCGAAGGTGAACCCTACAATAGTCTGGCCGAGACGAACCGCGTTTGTCAGATCATTGAGAAGCAGTTGATGCAGAACAAGCTGGTAACGAAAGTGAACAGCAACGTTGGCTATTCATCGTCAGCCTCCGGTGGTGGACTGGGCTCAACGCCGTACCACAAAGCTGAGATTACGGTAACGATCCTGCCGAAACAGGAGCGGACCATTTCGGTTGAAAAGTTTGCGGCACAGACGAAAGCCCAGATCTCGAAAATAGCGGGTCTGAACGTTAAATCGGCACCGATCGCCATTACGGGGGGAGCCAATGCGGCACCGATTCAGATTCTGTTGCAGGGTAACTCGCAGCAGGATTTGCAGCAGTCTGCCGCCATTGTGAAACAGGTGATCAAATCGGTGAGCGGAACGACCGACGTTGAACTAGCCGTTGATGATCCGAAGCCAGAGCTTAAAGTCAACCTCGATCGTCGGAAAATGGCGCAGTACGGGGTTTCTGTGGCTAACGTAGGGGCGACGCTGCAAACGGCTTTTTCGGGAAATACGGATAGCAAATACCGGGTTGGCAGCCGCGACTACGACATTCGGGTCGAATTGAACAAGTTTAATCGTCAGAGCAAAGACGATGTCGGTAAGTTGACCGTACCCGATGGTCAGGGCAAGTTGATTGAAATTCAGCAGATTGCCGATCTCGATCTGGGTACGGGGGCCACTCAGTTGACTCGTTACAACCGGGTTGCGTCCCTGTTCGTCAACGCCAACGTCGTGGGTCGCCCAACGGGTACGGTCGGTACGGAGATCGATAATATTCTGAAAACGAAAGAACTACCGGGTGGTGTGACGTACCGGCTTAAGGGCGATCTGGAACGCCAGTCCGATGCATTCGGCAGTCTTGGAATCGCGCTTGGCATGGCGGTAACGTTCGTTTATCTGCTCATGGTCGCGTTGTATAACTCGTACTTTCGCCCATTCGTCGTTCTTTTCTCGATCCCGATGGCCGTTATTGGGGCCTTTCTGGCGCTGGCGCTGGCTGAACAAGCGATCTCGTTCTTTGTTATGTTGGGAATGATCATGCTGATCGGTCTGGTAGCTAAAAACGCAATTCTGCTGGTCGACTTTGCCAATGCTCAGAAAGAGGAGGGCAAAAGTACCGTCGATGCGCTTGTTGAAGCCGGTCGCGAACGGATTCGTCCTATTCTGATGACAACCATTGCGATGGCGATCGGGCTGCTGCCAATGGCGCTGGCAACGGGCGATGGCTCGGAATCGAAGAATGGGTTGGCATGGGTAATCATCGGTGGTCTGATCAGCTCGCTTTTGCTGACGCTGGTATTGGTGCCAACGGTTTACTTAACCTTTGAAAATGGGTTCAATGCGGCTCGTCGTCTGATGGGGCGGGTGTCGGGTAAGAAGGACGAACCAGTACCCGCCAAACCCGCTAAGGTATAA